The Scleropages formosus chromosome 3, fSclFor1.1, whole genome shotgun sequence genome contains the following window.
gtatacacacatattaGCGGCTTAGCTTAGCTCTGCTGGTCAAATCCAATGATATTTTTCATTCTGGTCGTAGCATTTCtgcccccaaccccaaccccaaccccaaccccagaGAGTCGCACAGCCCTGGAGGTGCCCCAAGGTGTCAGATCTCTGCCGGGCCCCCCGTGACGTGCTCGATCCAGCGCAAGAAGTGGTCGACTCGCGTGTACACCCCCGGGAAGATGGGGTCAGAGCATCCGTGACCCCAAGACAGGATCCCTGTGAGGACCCAGATCCCAGCGCGGTCCTGACACATGAGGGGCCCGCCTCCGTCGCCATGGCAGCTGTCCGTCCACTGGTCGGCCCCCAGGCTGCCCGCGCACACCATGCGGTTGGAGAAGCGATCGCCGTAGCGCTGCCTGCACCGCCATGCTGGCAGGAGGGGCACCGAGGACTGCAGGAGGGTGCTGGAGCCCGATCCTGATAGACAAACAGGAGAGGAGACGGAGGACGAGAGGGTGTGCGGGACACATCGTTATCAtgaacagccaatcagaaaagGGGTTTATTATCACTCCATTTTGAACAAGGGAGCTGCAGCATACCTGTGATGACGCCCCACCCTGTGATGACGCAGGTAGCCGGTCGGTGGTTCCAGCTGTCTGCCGAGAGGGCGGGGAGGCAGGCTGCGTTGATGCGGTCGTCAAGGTCCGTGCACTTCCCTTCTGGTCCCGGCAGTCGCAGCAGCGCTACGTCGTACTCCCACCCGCGCCCCTCAGAGCTTCGGTATTTCTCATGGATGACGATCCGCTCGGGGGTGAGGCTGTATTGCTCACCGCGGAGATCACCGAGCCGCAGCACGTAGCTTGAGGGGTCTCCGCCGAACCTGAGCAGCAGGGAAAAGCACAGAAGATCATCAACGCGTAgatagagaaaaaaacaatggcGCACACAGTTCAACTGCTGGCCATCAGGTGGTACCTACCTCACAAAGCAGTGGGCAGCAGTCAGGGCCCAGCAGGGGTTGATGAGGGTGGCGCTGCACAATGGATGACTTCCTGTGGGTTGCAACACGGGCCAGAGGGATACTTGCCACGGTGACTCCCCACTGTAGGGAGACAAGGACTCAAACTGTTAAGAACTCATATACACCAAGAAAAGGAAGTGACACTGAGATCGAGGTGCTGATGGTTGTGGTCAAGTTTTAGGTTGAAATAATGTCTCCACAATCATgtcaaaatgtgtgtttctttttaccTGAGTGACTCCTCCCTTCCCACAATCCTCTTCCCGTGTTTCAGTTGACTGGTTCTCAAACCACAGGACCGCCCTCCTGGGATGCTGCCCTCTACTGGCTCTGGGTCGTGGTCACAGGTGACCCCAGCCCCATCACCATGGCGACAGTCCTGGATGCCCCGGCCCCCGATGGGGCAGTCTCCCAAGGTGACCTCCTGCCCTGAGCACCTCACACGGCCCCAGCGGATGGCGCCATGATCCTTGCCAAAGTAGAAGGCGGGACGAGCCTTGGAGCGCCCCCTAGAGGAACACCGAGGTAAAGGCTCAGGTATGAAAAGGAGAATccctgtcactgtcactgctcagtcacagcagcagcagaagggtGTCAATTTAAATGCCAGGGGGACAAACTAAGCTGCCAATGCCTGTTTACTTTAGTCTACTGGGGTGTAAATAAACATTGAGTGCGAGCTTTGAGCACATCAGCAAGTGGAACAAGGACAGGTGATAGCAGCTCCATACGGTGGGGAGACACAACCAAAAAAAGGACTCGGTAATAGCTGGTGGAGGTAAAACACAGTAGTTTTTACCAATTTTTAGAAAGTGGACTTGAGATTGAAGGTCATGAGGTCCCCAGGTGGTCACACTCACCCAAACCCAAGCTGCCTACACACCACGGCCGCGTTGAGGTCATTCCAACCGTCGACACAAACTCCACCCCATTGGCCATCAACGAGAACCTCCACACGGCCCTCCTTGTGGCTCCGCCCACCAACCAGCCGCATCGGGGGCCCTGGGAGGGAACATGGAAAAACAGGATGGATCGCCCCCTtaaaacaggaggaaaagtgtAACAGACAAAGTACACCAGGAcatcaacttacaaacacaaattttgtaaaaaaaaaaaaaatcaagctaCGGTGAAGTAAAAGGGGGCTGAAAGACttaatttactctgttttcatcCACAGTTCAAGCTGTCGGTCTTCTTATATACTGGTCACACCAGACATGAGACAGTTTACACTGTGGGCAGGGTGTAGGCACCCTCTTGAGCGGTGGAGTTACCCGGTAAGttcctttcagttatttatggtttttagcCTTGGGGTGTGTCTTTTAGTGTCTTACAGgtcctgtcatgcagtctttatgtcagttgtttattttttcaattttatcattggcatgacagtttttaggatttatttattgaataaagactGTAATCGTCAAAataatgaatggagaaatttttacctgtcgagcTAGACAGTGTATGGAACCAAACATCTTTGCTGGGTGGGTAATCTATTCTGatccataaatataaaaaaaaaaatctgtactttATCTCCATTCATTTTGTGAAtccgtttaatttttttgttttttttttccatccgcTAGCAAGATGTGTCTGAAGGTATCAGAAAAGCCTAAGAGAACTCATAAGGGTGTTACGCTTAGCGTAACACTGGACGTAATTAAGCGTTTTGATCGTggtgaacaaatataaaattaccatataaattaatggtaattgcATCTTCGCTTTACGCCATTTCGGCTTACGAAAGGTTTCAGAGGGATGCTATTCTTCCGGATAGCGGGGGAAACGTGTATACGtagctataatttaaaaaaaatgtgctcacCCATAGCACGGAGTCTGAATGATTTCTGCTGCCATCTAAAGGCAGAAAGCGGAAATGCAGTCCATTCTCCCTCCGccagatagatttttttttaaagaaatttagcAATTGACATGAAGGGTAGAATAGTTATGAAAATCcaattaacaataaatatatggggaaatgtttgtatcaaTGGACAACAGATTGTCCTGGTCATGCAGACCGCAGGTCAAAATCGTACCTGTGACAGGTGGAACCGCTGGAACCTCGTTTGTCTCGGCCCCGCCCTCGCAGCGAATGCCCACTTCGTGGCTGTGCTCGCAGTTGTGTCGACCCCACGGCCCGTGCTCGCAGTCCAGCAGGGAGCGCTCCGTGCCTGCGCAGCGCACCCTGTCCAGCAGGATTGGACCCAGTCCCTCTCCAAACACCCCATCGGGAGTCACCTCAGCTCGCCCCCTAGAGGAACATGTTGGTATTACAGCACTAGGAGGCTAGAGATCCGAGTTACGCAACATTTACGTTAACGGTTTTGTTAGGAAGTCCAGATGTTTTAATGCAAAGTGGCTTTAAAAATCCATGCAAAGCGCTATGATATAttaagtaaaaaagtaaatcagtattacaaaaataacatgCTTATGAGTTAAAACTCCAATCAAATGAGCCGTGGATGTTATGAACGTTGAGAAAGAGGATGGTGGCGGGAGGTGACAAATGGCTGGGGACCCACCTGAAGCCTAGCTGGCGGCAGACCACCTGGGCATGGAGCTCCGTCCAGTTCTGGTTACACACGCTGCCCCAGTCGCCAGCGTGGTACACCTCGAGGCGCCCCTCCCATGGGCTGTCGGCCCCCACGAGCCTCACCACCCCATCTGCAAGGCAGTTGTCAAGGCATTgtggtgcgtgcgtgtgtgtgtgtgtgtgtgtgtgtgtgtgtgtgtgtgtgtgtgtgtgtgtgtgtgtgtgtgtgtgtgtgtgtgtgggtaagcGTGTACCTCCTTACCAGTGTATGGGCTGCAGGACACTCCAGCATCCTCCATGTGGTCACAGTTGTGCTGCTCCCAGCCTGGATGGAGACATTCGTCCAGCGACAGCTCGTTGCCAGAGCACTGCACCGCATCCAGCAGGATTGGCCCCGAGCCCTGTCCGAAGTGGGCCCATGACCAGGCCTTGGGGATGCCCCTGGTACACACACTCAAAGAAGTCGAAATGCCACACTGCAGGAGGTCTTATCAAAGACACTGCTAGAGGGAATACTGGGACCGATTTAGATCTGGGATCATAACCTGGTGCCCATGAACCTCACAGTCCATGGATGGGCTTCAGGGGTCCATACAGTGCAGTTGTGCTTAGGAAATAATATTGTCTAACTACACAAAAGTtaagaacaaaataaactgtTCTGCAACTATCTACGGCATAATTCTACATGGAGATGATCCAATTTCAGTGCATTaaactggaggtgggggggcgTCCATGGCTCAGAAACAGTCCAGAACCTCTGGTTTCATCAGTCTCCTGCCAACTAATATTTATATAACAGCAGACCAGTGTTAGAGCAGTACTGCAGGCAGGTGGTACTACAGCACAGTCATGGTGGTACTGGTTAGTGCCGCGAGAGTACTGGTTAACACCATGTTAGCAAGAGCGGCGCTCACCCCAGACCCAGCTGCCGGCAGACCACCTCAGCGTCCACGTCGTCCCACTTGTC
Protein-coding sequences here:
- the LOC108934874 gene encoding neurotrypsin-like, producing MAVNTGDDMPTARGGTGMARAGALALILACCCGLRARAEVIPEVSYLNTLQSTAPLSCSEGFTELGYYNGSVSQTDSGSPCLRWTEFPDYVQQYPGRGLGDHNYCRNPDRESNPWCFFRQSSGAIGWAYCDCHQGAARLVGGSSPRSGSLEVYLNGQWGAVCDTHLTDRDASMVCRQLGLGEIGTALQHSYFGPGAGLFHYERLGCRGNENSLLECRSRKFVTGDCNHGNEAGIVCAPPEGNGAPLRLVGGLEEFEGRVEVYHNGRWGTICDDKWDDVDAEVVCRQLGLGGIPKAWSWAHFGQGSGPILLDAVQCSGNELSLDECLHPGWEQHNCDHMEDAGVSCSPYTDGVVRLVGADSPWEGRLEVYHAGDWGSVCNQNWTELHAQVVCRQLGFRGRAEVTPDGVFGEGLGPILLDRVRCAGTERSLLDCEHGPWGRHNCEHSHEVGIRCEGGAETNEVPAVPPVTGPPMRLVGGRSHKEGRVEVLVDGQWGGVCVDGWNDLNAAVVCRQLGFGGRSKARPAFYFGKDHGAIRWGRVRCSGQEVTLGDCPIGGRGIQDCRHGDGAGVTCDHDPEPVEGSIPGGRSCGLRTSQLKHGKRIVGREESLSGESPWQVSLWPVLQPTGSHPLCSATLINPCWALTAAHCFVRFGGDPSSYVLRLGDLRGEQYSLTPERIVIHEKYRSSEGRGWEYDVALLRLPGPEGKCTDLDDRINAACLPALSADSWNHRPATCVITGWGVITGSGSSTLLQSSVPLLPAWRCRQRYGDRFSNRMVCAGSLGADQWTDSCHGDGGGPLMCQDRAGIWVLTGILSWGHGCSDPIFPGVYTRVDHFLRWIEHVTGGPAEI